The sequence below is a genomic window from Anopheles cruzii chromosome 3, idAnoCruzAS_RS32_06, whole genome shotgun sequence.
attaaaaaccgaTTCTGGCGTTTGAATGGAGGAGTCAACACGCGTTACGAGTGTTTTCAACACATGTTCCACGGATGGTAACAGTTGATTTTAGGAACCGGTTTAAAGATGAACCTAAAGCATCGTTTCAGTTGTTGGCGTGTGGGATCTGACTTCATATCCCTTCCGCTTCGTTGATTGTCGGTTTGTGTGGTGAGGTGTACCGCACGGGTGTTACGCACGATACGCAGTTTAGACAGTAGACAATCTTTATTTGCGCCGTATCGGACGTTTTTGCTCTATAAAAGCATGAGATGAATAGTAGAAACATCACGTGCGAACAGCACCATCGCGAAGACGAGCAAGAGGCCTAGTGGAGGGACAGCAATTGTTGACCGGCCAAATGcggtaaattattttcaatcgTAAGTTATCAATCTCCATTATTAAATCATTTTTGTCTAGAATTTAAGGAAAGTCGTTATTTCACTATTAAACTTAAACGACAAGAAAACATTTGTTGTGCACAAATTGTTTAGCATTACAATAATTACACCAAGACCCCTTTGATCAAGATTGAAAACAAATCTGAATCATCTAAGTAATGTAATAATGTAATGGGAGAGAGGGTCTTTTAACTCAAATAAGATTCATTTGAAAACATACAGTTCCATTTTTCGGTCGATTGTCGAATGAACCATGTTAATACTGATGCTTTTACTTTTTGCGTCTTACAATTCAACTGGTCGTATGTTATCAGCACATAGGAGCGATGCGTGCTTGGCATGGAACTTCATAAAAATACTGGAGCAGAACCTAAAAAGTGAGGTTattcacattttattttctaGTATAGGTGATTGTCGCTAATTGCCACAGTCCTACCTATGCTGGATTCGCTCAACAGTTCAAGTCGATCTATCCCTTTCATATCTGGTTCTGAGTGCACTGGTCTCTGTCCTCGAGCTCTCTTCATTAACTACGGAAAAACCCATTCTTTCTGATCAGGTTACACATGAAATGCGAACTTTCCTTTGTGGCTTTCGTGCGTCAGAAATATGAATGCACAAACCCGGTTGAATACTGGTTGAAGGGATAACTGTTTAAGTGCAACTGAAAATCAGTCTTAACGTGTTTCAAATGTCGGTATTCGGTATAGTTGTTGGACAAATAGTAGAAGTTGTAGTAGCATTATCGCTATTCGTTCCAAAAGTTTTTTGAGTCCTATTTTGGGGCCTTGCGCTTTATGCTGCCCAAAATAACGCAATCTCTGAAAATGGATCGAATAACATAACTTTCGGATATAAGTTTCACTGTAAATGAATGTACGATATTGTTTTAGTGCTGGATCTGTTTATTTGAAACTACTATTGTGTACCACCTAACTAAAATGTTCGAGGCACAGTACGTAAACGTTGTGGAATTCATCGTGCGGTCATGTCGAATGCATCACAACGTCATAAGTCCCAACTGGCAGTTCTTTGTGTCTTATTGATAGCTTATATGAATCGAAAGACGTTGACTTCGAATGTATGATTCCTATGTATGACAAACACATTTGAAGAACAGTTGATAACATCATATTTCATGGCTGAGTGACTGAACTATATTTCATTGCGCTGATACATTATGCAATCAACGTTTTGTTGAGATTTTACGCTTATGGACTGTGGACACTTATTGTATTGGGTCCGTAATATCGAGCACGCTGTGTCGATTTAAATGCTCTTTGCAAGAAACTTATGAGATGAGGCCTTCATAGTCGATCACGTTGTATTGATCTTGTTCATAGATCTCCACGGTCCTCGTACAACACACCACAGGGTCGTGCACCTCGAAGTAGCAGATATCCCGGCGAATATCGAACGGATGGCGGATGATGCGTGGAATGAACGTGGGACATTCTCGAACACGCCTACAAATGCCATGCTGAACGAACGGTGCACCCTTTAAGGATGGCTCGATGGTACACGGATCACCGATGGCCAGTTCCTTCAGATCCGGAAACACAATATCCTGCGTGGACCCGCTACTGGCTAGACCAAGTAGCAGGACACAGACCAGAACCAGAGTCGACATGTCAATCGCTAAAGTGTTGCGCACGGACTGACATGCGCGAGAGTGGCGTGATTGGAGTATCAGCTAGTGGTCAGCTAGGTTTCGCGGGCCGATAACCTGTTTCTTGTCTTGTGCATACGTTTGTGTGTACGATCGCATCTACCGGACCGAGTTTTGCCGTCGATCGTAGGTGTGTGTTCGTTCAAGCGACCAACAGTAGTGCTCTATAGCCGAGTGATGTTCTGAAATGTTACACGAAGATCAGCAGCCTTTTGTGAAAGTACAGTGCCGCCCAAGTGTTCACTGCCAGTTGTGAAATATTATAGCACATAGTAATACATTATGGTAACTTTTTTGTGGGCAAGGATTACAAAACGCACAACATTCGTAAAACAATATCCCTGCAGCATAAGATAGTCGTTTCGAGATATGTGccgttttgaatttttttaataaattactTCTGAAACCGTTGAAACGTGCTACCAGATCACTTAATGTTCATAGCAATTTTAGTTGTTAATATATTACTGACGAAAAGATACGTACAGTAATCCGCCATTATAGATGTAAAAGAATGAGAATCCTATAAGAAAGTTCGGATTTTAGTATGTCCTACAAAACCCGTAGTTTTAAATAACGCATCATGAAATTGCACGGATACTGTTGTTTCGTAAACTTATGTTGCCTGTGTATAAATAACTCGTAAAGCTCGCTCAATAGTATGTTTACAAAAATCTTTGTATAACAAAATATTACGATACAATATACGTGAAATATTCTAAAACCAACATTAGGACTAATCTTAGCTTTTCTTTCAAAATGTGTAACActaaaatgtttttcttaGATAGTGGGATGATTGATGAAGATCACTTCTAACACTGCACTTCTACATTTCTAATAATATAACTAATAACTAATACTAACAGCATAACAATagaaatctatttaaatttatttcacaaaAATAAGTCCGTGGAAGGTAAGACCATCATATATAAATTGATCATTTGGTGTTAAGTGAAAATAATAGAATTATCAACCATGTACCTTATGAAGAAAAGATGAAGGATGTTTCACTTGTCTATATTACCTTGATGCAGGAAAGCAGTGACACATGGCAGTGTAATACGTATGAATAATATCTTGGAAAATCGTCTTCGCCGAAATGCACTTAAAAATGTTACCAAATTCATCCAACGGAGAGTGTTCTCAGAAGAACGTGAATACACCACGTAAATCATCTTTGAAGTTATTTATCTCACCCAGTTTTTGATTGTAAACATTGCCCTAATTATAAATTTATATCATGCTTTCCGTTTCTAAATTCCTTCCTAACTCAGAACGACAGGTACGAGTGGAATCAAATCTGCCACACTATAAAGTTTAATATACCGAACGCGAGAGAACTGGTCTTAGTGTAAATCGAGCCTTATAAACAGAACCATAGCTCAAAGTAAACATAATGTTCCTGAAACGACTtcctaaataaaataaattaattcaatggaatacaaaaataaaatatcataaGGTTAACACGAATCATTCTTTTAAACAATGACACAAATTATTTACAATTTCACTGAAGAATATGTTTTGCAACTGTTCTTatatataaaaacaaatcactgTAAACACTTAAACCAATTACTGTGACATATAAAATCTTTGGAAACCCTGATTGTAATAATTTTAGAAATAttcatcgttttaattttgcgTAGTCTATTTTGATTTGGATGGGAGCCGTagaaatgttttgtttttagtacGATTTGCCGAAATAAACATTGCTATTTTCTATCCTGATATTTCTAGTCCAGCTATTGATGAGACACACAACGCAACTTAACGACGTTTAGGTTAACTTTAGCAAGATGTATGGCACCTTTGGCAGTATTCTAAAATTGTTCGGTAAAAAACCAATGGCACAAATGAGTTAAGGCCAACGCCGACGCCTAAACGCCTCGACCAACAACAAGTCTAATCCACTTGACGCAGGACGCAATGCGCGTGTAAATTCCTGGCTGATTAACTGTTCCACAAATCATACCATTTGACGTGATACCTACCAAATAGTAGGGTCTAGAGCAGAGTCCTGCATCCCGATCTGCTTCCGGCACTGGTAGCTGTAGCGGACCGCCGGAGTCTCCGGCACACGTGTCCTTGCCTCCCTGCTGATCACCAGCGCACAATTGCATGTTCAAAATGCCGTGCCGAAGTCGACGGTTGTGGAATGTAATTTGGTTGCACTGCCAATTCGGTACAATAAGAAGCTGTACCCGTTGTAGAACCGTCGCCTGTTCGTTGTCTACGACGCAATGCAAACGTTTGTTAGAACATCAATATGGACTTTGCCATCTTGCAACATTCGGTCTAGTCGGCTAATCATATATTGTTTTTGGGGGGTAATGACTACACACCCGTTTGTAGTTTGGTGCGCTGAGAAGACCACAAACAAGGCAAACAAATATTATAAAAgaatttttttattcaaattatattatttttatggttcGTCCGTAGATCAACCATCTCGCTGCAAGGATTGATCGGTTTTTGAGGGAAAGATATCAATTCGAACACAGACAGTACACCAACTTGAGTACAAACATTAAGTTGGTGCCCgatacggctctgcccgttctaataataaaaaaaaaaaattatttagtAAAAGCGAACCAACCACATTAAAAAAGGATGCCGCTGAAAAGAATCACCTgaatcatttgaataatacgacaaaaaatatataatcAAAAAATACTGAACATATGACCTTCTAAACAAGCCCACAAACGAAAGTATTATAAAATCTACGACCCACTGGCAGACGTTTGATTCGTTGACGAACATCCCCACCTCGGTGAACGACTCCTGAAGGCCAACAAAATGAGACGAATATTCTTCGCCATTCATGACGTCACGTCTGGGCACATGCTGTGAGACACTTCGATGCCTAGGATTCATGACGTAAACACGGAATCGGGGGTACGTTTCGCCACAAGGCGTCGGCGGCGTCATGATTGGATGTTGGCGTCGCGTCGCTGGAAGGACAACGCAGACCCGTCCCACCTTCTACTCACGGCACGGTTCTACGGAGAAGGTACGTGTGGTGTGATTAGCCATTAGCGCCTTTCGAAGGCACGAAaaagccatttttcatcgccttTAAACGGTGGACCTACTTCACCCGATGCGCAGTTGACGAGATGAGATGACGTAACtgatttattatattttgGGGATTTCGCAATCTCCGCCAATCGTTCGGGTCACAAAAACACCAGAGAATGATCGCGAATGAGGTGTTGATGAGCTTTGCCCTAGGAGAGGATAAGGTTTCTTCGCCAGAAAAGCTTCGGTGAAGCTTTCGGTCTTAGATTAAAAAAGCTCACTTAAGGCGGTGGAAGCCGACAAAGGACTTtacagggtgagtcaaaaaaactgcaacaaacttcagactgctgtcatttctaaacctctcgtccgacagctgtcagatttataccagtgacagttcatttattgtttataagcgtgcaaaagcattttggtgggaattttacagaaaaaacGCCTCACCAAGTGAGAAAGGATTACAAAAGCTGAGAGATAAAAATAGCAAGACTGGGAGGGAGCGAGCGAATTCGGGGACGGACTTAATGGGCAGTGAGCGAGCAGCTCAACATCGACTttggccgatgccggtgcTGAAGAGCATGAGTCATGCCGGACCTCGCTCTACGATAGTGCCAGTTAAGGAAGGTCGTGTGGCAGTGACGTTGAGAGGCGCCTGATGCCGGTGCACTTCACCGGAAGTCGCTCGAATTGCTGACCATGCGGCCTCCAGCGGCTTCACACAGTCGCGGACCACCTGTGGGACGAACTGTGTCAGGGCACTGCCCCGGACTTAGCATCGATCGGATCCTTTCGTAAAGTTGAAGTTATCAACCGGTCGCGGAGCTCACACTCGGCTCGTCACGtagagattttgtttgggggCTGGACCATAAGCGGCACGTCGGACCGGCACGGTTTCGTCATCGTTGTGTGCGTCACCAGTGTGCTTCAGATTCTTCAAGGCTTGGAAAAATATGCAACCCAAGACGAGTGAGCCAACGTAACCGGCATCGCGCGTTGAATAATGCTCCCAATGTCCGTCATTCTGGgtggagcaaataaataatgattcaTCTTTGGTTTGATACACTTTTTAAATATGAATCTCTATGCTATTATATAAAAAACGAGCCTTTTCGCAGCCAATTGATCCCAACTGCGGTTTCTGGTTCAAAGAAACTTAATGGTCCCCAATGGGCACCGgattttcttttgttcaattatgataaattgtttaactATATTTCACGCATCAATAGTCTCCATTTCCAGGTTCATGCAGTTGGTGACTGATACATGTGGCTCTGTCAGTTGTTATAGGTGAAATAATACTGAACAgctgtaaaatttattgtgttatgtttttacattttgttgATTGGACTGAAAGTGACATCTCAACCGTTGTAGATATGACGAACATTGGTTTCTCATTCACTGCTATATTTTAACCGAAGAATTCAAGGTATATACTAAATCATTTGTTGGATGCAAATAGTTTATAAAttgcataataaattttctttattgctGTATCAGTACTTTCTTAAAGAACAGTTTTACATATCCTTAGTAAATAACCTTGAAATTGAGGTATCTAAATCTTCAAAAACAATCTTAAAATCTAAGTTCGAATGAGGGCTTCAAAATTCGCTGCCATGGGTTGCCATGGGACCTTGTCGAGCAATCGGAGGAAGTGATGATCGAAAGCTCAATAAACTAGCAGCCTAGTGGCCGACGGCTGCTTATGCAATAGGTGATCGTAAAAAAGTTATTGGCAAAACACAGGCACACAGAACGTGCATGGTCCAAACAGCGACTACAGACGAAGAAAGTAAGTTGAAAAATTGCACTACAAGCCATGTAGGTTCAATCGCGCTCTAGTCACTTCAACATAGGTGATGATAAAATtctgtttttgaatttttcaataaCACAAGAGATGACGTGAAccttaatttaaaattacgTTAAAATATACTTCAAAAGGCAACTTTAAGTTTATTTCTGCTTTCTATTACTACGTATTGGGCAGGATAATGTTGAAACAAAAGagtattatttaattttaaatttcaaattaaatttcaattcaatttgaaagCAATGAGTAGAAAATTGAACGTATTATTTCTTCTTCACtaaatttcattaaactaGTTTTGTTTGTATTAATAAACATTACAAACATTATTAATACATTGTTTTATAGTGTGCTTTATGTTATTCATTCATCAGCATGTAGAAAAAACTTACATAAAAAATGTAGAATTTCAATGAATGAAGTGTATTAAGCGAAAGACGGCAGTTCGAAACTTGACAGTGTATAAAGTGAGGTGACAAAACTTCAAGTTGGAGCTTAATAAGATTCTGTCGGTAACAGTATCTGCCTGTATCTTAAAATTTCAGCTCCCTCTCATGATATATCGCACCTAAAACCTAACTCTAATTAATCACAGGATGTAATTGATCTTTACGTGTTTCATATCACGCTTCGTGTCAGCATTTACAGCGGTTGGGCGGTCCACGAAAATTATCATTCGTCGATCTCAGATTTAACCCATGAAACGAAACTTGAAATGCGCGTGTAAATTCCTGGCTGATTAACTGTACCACAAATCATACCATTTGACGTGATACCTACCAAATAGTAGGGTCTAGAGCAGAGTCCTGCATCCCGATCTGCTTCCGGAACTCGGAGCTGTAGCGGACCGCCGGAGTCTCCAGAGCATGTATCTTTCCCACCTTGCGGGTCACTGGCACACAATTGCATCTCCAAAATTCCGTAGCACAGACGCCGGTTGTGGAATGTAATTTGGTTACACTGCCAATTCGGTACAATAAGAAGCTGTACCCGCTGTAGAACCGTCGCCTGTTCGTTATCTATGCCGCAATGCAAACGTTTGTTAGGACATCAATATTGCGCAATCGATCTTCAGTGATCTTTAGTTGCATACTTACAGTAGCCAAGATTTCCCCATCCAGTGGCTATCAACGGAGAATCAGGATCATTATCGTGAGTCCAAAGGCACGCGGGTTGTACGTAGGCGTTGACAGTAACCGCGACGTTCAGTTGCACCAGTGCGATATCGTAATATGCGTAGTGATAGCCCGGATGGTGCACGATCCTCTGAACCTCAACGTCCTGGCGGTTTGGAGAAAAGCTATCCTTGAGATTGTGTTCTCCAAGGCGGACGATCGTCGGAGGGTTCGGCATGGAAGCGTATGCACAGTGCGCCGCCGTCAGGACGAACCGAGTTGCGATGAGAGAGCCTCCACAAAACCAATCGAAGCCAGAATCGTTTTCACCACAAGTATCTTTGGAGCACGGCCGGCCCAGCAGAGCCATGTGAGGAAACTCGCCAACCGAAGCATCGTCTCCACCGACAATTGCAACGACTTTTGGAGCAAGAACAAGCGCTGCTGCTAACCAATAAACGGTCAGAGTTT
It includes:
- the LOC128270256 gene encoding serine protease snake-like, which gives rise to MSIQAAALVLAPKVVAIVGGDDASVGEFPHMALLGRPCSKDTCGENDSGFDWFCGGSLIATRFVLTAAHCAYASMPNPPTIVRLGEHNLKDSFSPNRQDVEVQRIVHHPGYHYAYYDIALVQLNVAVTVNAYVQPACLWTHDNDPDSPLIATGWGNLGYYNEQATVLQRVQLLIVPNWQCNQITFHNRRLCYGILEMQLCASDPQGGKDTCSGDSGGPLQLRVPEADRDAGLCSRPYYLVGITSNGMICGTVNQPGIYTRISSFVSWCNQITFHNRRLRHGILNMQLCAGDQQGGKDTCAGDSGGPLQLPVPEADRDAGLCSRPYYLVGITSNGMICGTVNQPGIYTRIASCVKWIRLVVGRGV
- the LOC128273292 gene encoding uncharacterized protein LOC128273292 → MSTLVLVCVLLLGLASSGSTQDIVFPDLKELAIGDPCTIEPSLKGAPFVQHGICRRVRECPTFIPRIIRHPFDIRRDICYFEVHDPVVCCTRTVEIYEQDQYNVIDYEGLIS